CGCAGGCCACCTACGAAGGCGTTCAGGAATCGATTCTCCGCTACCGTGAGCGCTGGCTGTCGCTGATGGAGGTCTGGGAGAAGGCCGAGAACCGCATCAAGGACGAGTGGTGGCTGGGAACGGCGGCCTCGCGCGACGTCATCTCCCTGCTCGAATCCGCCGCCGCCCGGCCGCCGCTCGCCGATGTCGCCGGTGCCTGCCGCGCACCGCTGGATCAGCTCGAAGCGGCCCACGAGACCGGCCGCGACCTGGTCGGCCGCCTCGAGACACGGCTCGGGGCGGTCGGCAAGCGCGTGGCGGCCCTGGCCGCGCGGGGACGCTCGGGGGCGTCGTTCCAATCGGGCCTCGCCGAGGCGAGCCGGGCCCTCGATCTGTCGCGTCACGACGTGGAGAGCGATCCCGTCATGGCCCGCGGCCGCTTGGAGGGGTCCCTGGCGGCGCTCGACCGTGGCGACGAAGCCCTCGCCGCGTTCGAGGCGGCCGACGACCGGCGCAAAGGCGTGGTCGGTGCGATCGACGGGGCCGAGGCCCTCGTCCGCACGCGGCGCGCCGAAGGCTGGTTGCTCGCCGAACCGGGTGCCGATCCGGCGACCCACATCGCCGCAGCGCGGCACCACGAGCAGGTCGCCGCCGGGCTGCTCGACGCCGGCGAAGTCGAGGCGGCCGCGGGCCATCTCGACGCCGCCGACCGTGAGGTTGGCGAGACCCTGGCGCTGGTGGAGAACGTCGCCGCGGCCCGGAAGCGCTGCGAGGAGCTGCTGCCGACGCTGGTCGCGCGGCTCGACGGCTTCGCGACGGCGCGACAGACGGCGACCGACGCGTTGCGCTGGCTGGCGGCGGCGGCGGCCGATGACTCGTGGGACGACATCGCCGACAATGTCGCAAAGGCCGACGAGGCGCTGTCGCGGGCGCGGGCCCTCGTCGGCGAGGCGCGCGTGGCGGCCGAACCCGGCCGGCAGCATTTCTTCCGCGCCGTCGCGCTGTTCGAGGAAGCCGCCCGGCAGGTGGACTGGGCCTTCGGTTGCCTTTCGGCCATCGGCGAGCGGCAGCGCGAGATCGCGACCCTCGCCGAGGTGCTTCCCGGCCGGATCGCCGACTCCGGCGAGCGCTTCGCGGGCCTCTCGGAGCGGCTCGATCGGCAGCGCACCGACCGGGCCCGGGCCAACGAACAGTGCCGCGAGGCGGGGCGACTCGTCGAGGTCGCACAGCGCTCCGTCCGCGTCGACCGGCCCGACTTCCCGCGCACGGCGCAGGTCGTCGACGCGGCCGACGTCGCCCTGGCGCGCGCGGTGGAACTGGCCGACGACGACGATCGGCTCGCCCACCAGGCGGCCAGCGCCATCGAGGAAGCCGACGGCCTCGTCAGGCGCGTCGCGTCGTGGTACGGCGACGGGGTGTCGGCCGACGTGACGGGAGCGGTCAGGGCCCTCGATGCCGCCCGGACGGCTCTCCACGCAAAGCGCTACGAAGACTCGATCGCGGCGGCGGGCGAAGGCTCGCAGCTCGCCCGCGAGGCCCATGCGGCCGCCACCGCCGAGGCCCGCCGCCGTCGTCAGCAGCGCGAGATGGAAGCGCAGCGGCGGCAGATGGAGGAGGCGTTCGTCAGGATGTCGCGCGGATCAGGCCCGTGGGTCATCCAGCTCCCCACCGGGCGGATCGCCGGGCCCGATCCGTGGAGCACGCTCGGGCCGGGAGGGCGTGGCGGTGGCGGTAGCGTGACGGGCGCCGGCGGATGGTCGAGTGGCACGGTCGAGGGGCGCTGGTGACGGTCCCGGGCCCGGTGTGGATGGGCCGCGGGCACACGTCGCCCCGTGACGGTCAGCGGATGTCGACCGGCGCGACGGGAAGCGTCGGCGTCTCTCCCGGGTTGCTCCGGGAGCCCTGAGGCTCGGAAGGTCGAGGAGACGCGTCCCGCGCTGGCTGAGAACGGGTCGCGACCCTGGCACCGGGCTGTGCACGGTATTCGCGCGCCGCGATTTCCCGCTCCAGGGCCTCGACACGCGGTCTCACGGGCAGCGGCATCCGTGCCCGCTGTGCCGGCGTGTCGATCGGACCGTGGAACAGCACCCTGCCGCGGCGGTCCTGGACGAGGAGTTTGAGCCCGTCGCCGGGAGTGAGCTTGATCGTGTAATCGGGGCCGGAGTCGACAAGCGTTCCGTCGTCGAGCCGGTCACCGACGGCGGCGGCCGTCAGCGGCTGGCTGGCGCCCGCCGGGACCACGGTCGACGGGGTGGTCGCTACGCTACTCCCACCCGCGCTGGTCACCGTGCCGGCCCTGTCCGCGGCGCCGTCGGGGGGCGCGTCGACCATCACCGACGGGTGCGGTGGTGCCGCGGCGCGATCCTCGCCGCGCGGTTGGGGCCAAGCACCGCTCGCCCCCGCCACGGGGCGGCCGGACAGCGAGACGGAAACCGGCTTGCCGCCGCGGATCAGGTTGCATTCGAGCGCCGCGTCGGAAGGCGACGAATCGATCAGCGCCTCGAGATGCTCCGGCAGGAGGAGCCACTGCCCGTCGAGGGCCACCAGCACGTCGTGCCGGCAGATTCCCGCCCGGGCGGCGAGTGAATCGGGAGCCACGCTCATCACCACCAGGCCCCGGCCGCGCGGGAGCGCGAGCTGCTCGCGGATGATGTCGGGTGCCCGCGCCGTGACCATCCCGGCGGAGGGGAGATGGCGTCCGGTCGCGGCGATGTCGCCGACGGGAAGGATATGGCTTCGCAGCGGTGCTGCGGCGGGGGTGGCCGCGGCGTCGGTCGGGCCGCGTTCGACGGGCGGATCACCGAGGGCCGTGGCCGCGAACGCGACGAGGCATCCGCCGAGCGTTGACGAGACATCCCGCAAAGCGATCCGTCGATGGGCTGTCGGCATGGCACGCTGACCAGGAGAGGGGCGCGGACGGAGACCACCACGGAGGCTTTTGACGTTTCCGTGCCGCGGGGGCCAGAGAGGTTTTCCCGGTCGGGCGTACGCCGCGGAGGCGGGTGAAACGGGGGGGCCTGGCGAGGCTGTCGACTCCTCGCGCGATCCCGTAAGCCGGGGCGGTGGGGAATCGTGGACCGGCGGTCACCCCATCGGCCGAACGAACGCTCCCCGGGAGGCCGAT
The Planctomycetota bacterium genome window above contains:
- a CDS encoding PDZ domain-containing protein is translated as MPTAHRRIALRDVSSTLGGCLVAFAATALGDPPVERGPTDAAATPAAAPLRSHILPVGDIAATGRHLPSAGMVTARAPDIIREQLALPRGRGLVVMSVAPDSLAARAGICRHDVLVALDGQWLLLPEHLEALIDSSPSDAALECNLIRGGKPVSVSLSGRPVAGASGAWPQPRGEDRAAAPPHPSVMVDAPPDGAADRAGTVTSAGGSSVATTPSTVVPAGASQPLTAAAVGDRLDDGTLVDSGPDYTIKLTPGDGLKLLVQDRRGRVLFHGPIDTPAQRARMPLPVRPRVEALEREIAAREYRAQPGARVATRSQPARDASPRPSEPQGSRSNPGETPTLPVAPVDIR
- a CDS encoding TPM domain-containing protein, with amino-acid sequence MMRSQSGLVVRRGFAAVVVTVALFAVLPVASAQEGESATGGVAVGGVPDTFDRLREKIAAVRNESGRQYRVIVLGDGDGRSATELLDDVLTRWQRQRDDNSLSGLGAGFEPDRDVTILVDQQGRAIAMRVPEKLRRQSGLDEKTIRSDLIERVFAARAGDAGVADGLEKLIAATENRILEAAKREQARVAAEQAREESARMFRTQTLPALLVGSALALGLAAVAAQWLRHRRIVREARRKMAAFKEEVVALSDLLDEQQERHRMLPHADPDFRTPMQGQTQATYEGVQESILRYRERWLSLMEVWEKAENRIKDEWWLGTAASRDVISLLESAAARPPLADVAGACRAPLDQLEAAHETGRDLVGRLETRLGAVGKRVAALAARGRSGASFQSGLAEASRALDLSRHDVESDPVMARGRLEGSLAALDRGDEALAAFEAADDRRKGVVGAIDGAEALVRTRRAEGWLLAEPGADPATHIAAARHHEQVAAGLLDAGEVEAAAGHLDAADREVGETLALVENVAAARKRCEELLPTLVARLDGFATARQTATDALRWLAAAAADDSWDDIADNVAKADEALSRARALVGEARVAAEPGRQHFFRAVALFEEAARQVDWAFGCLSAIGERQREIATLAEVLPGRIADSGERFAGLSERLDRQRTDRARANEQCREAGRLVEVAQRSVRVDRPDFPRTAQVVDAADVALARAVELADDDDRLAHQAASAIEEADGLVRRVASWYGDGVSADVTGAVRALDAARTALHAKRYEDSIAAAGEGSQLAREAHAAATAEARRRRQQREMEAQRRQMEEAFVRMSRGSGPWVIQLPTGRIAGPDPWSTLGPGGRGGGGSVTGAGGWSSGTVEGRW